In Paenibacillus kyungheensis, the following are encoded in one genomic region:
- a CDS encoding DUF4385 domain-containing protein encodes MPEKFDYTLDYTKLDLRKQPELYRVGKGEQGVLMVEPYKGEILPHWRFKTPEIATESSEKIYAMFLEYKEKDDFIGMDMARKFLQMGYTRARRYTNHKGGRKYDENGEILPYTDDPIKAEAARIFKVKWDEAKVDPDYIRMKKEHQQKYG; translated from the coding sequence ATGCCTGAGAAATTTGATTATACGTTAGACTATACGAAGCTAGATCTACGCAAACAGCCTGAATTATATCGAGTCGGTAAAGGCGAGCAAGGCGTGTTAATGGTGGAACCCTATAAAGGTGAAATCTTACCGCACTGGCGCTTCAAAACGCCTGAGATTGCTACCGAATCGTCCGAGAAAATCTATGCGATGTTTCTCGAATATAAGGAAAAAGACGATTTTATCGGGATGGATATGGCTCGTAAATTTCTACAAATGGGTTATACCCGCGCACGTCGTTACACCAATCACAAAGGTGGTCGCAAATATGATGAGAACGGTGAGATTCTACCTTATACCGATGATCCGATCAAAGCCGAAGCTGCTCGCATTTTCAAAGTGAAATGGGATGAAGCCAAAGTCGATCCCGATTATATTCGTATGAAAAAAGAACATCAGCAGAAATACGGCTGA
- a CDS encoding MerR family transcriptional regulator has translation MLKINELSKRLGISTRTIRFYEQHGLLPSVQREHNQYRIFGEEDIWRLQTIIALREAGMAIKEIKQALEPQGLPDSQRLRYYLELQRSLLTTQWLEMKRMAETTEQMIHLLQTQQTLPIQEIYHLADQAKHLRELRQNWQDQWNFDQRATTHDQDVHIRREEYPYYEQALTSTATFIHATAGEHGLDLGIGTGNLAGKLVASGVHMSGVDQSQEMLKQCKHKFPMIETRIGNMLAIPYPDDHFHFVVSSFTFRHLNQQQQLLALTEIHRVLKPHGRLCLTDRLIVDQAVVEDLLIDLSANGLERQSAYHQWQHPALQQWFEEHGYITKYHTIEQKVGCVLAVSLH, from the coding sequence TTGTTGAAAATCAATGAATTGTCTAAGCGTCTGGGTATCTCAACACGCACGATCCGCTTTTACGAACAACATGGCCTATTGCCTTCAGTCCAGCGTGAACACAATCAGTATCGTATCTTCGGAGAAGAAGATATCTGGCGCTTACAGACGATTATAGCGCTTCGTGAAGCAGGTATGGCGATCAAGGAGATCAAGCAAGCGTTAGAACCGCAAGGATTACCAGATAGTCAGCGTCTGCGTTATTATCTGGAATTACAGCGTTCACTACTCACAACACAATGGCTAGAAATGAAACGCATGGCAGAAACGACCGAGCAAATGATACATCTATTGCAGACCCAGCAGACTTTGCCCATTCAAGAGATTTATCATCTGGCAGATCAAGCCAAACATTTACGTGAATTGCGCCAGAACTGGCAAGACCAGTGGAACTTCGATCAGCGTGCGACTACTCATGACCAGGATGTGCATATTCGTCGTGAAGAATATCCTTATTATGAGCAAGCACTGACCTCTACAGCAACATTTATTCATGCTACAGCCGGTGAACATGGACTTGATCTCGGCATTGGTACAGGTAATCTAGCTGGCAAATTAGTAGCATCAGGTGTGCATATGTCTGGTGTTGATCAATCACAGGAAATGCTCAAGCAATGTAAGCACAAATTCCCGATGATCGAGACAAGGATAGGCAATATGCTAGCGATTCCTTATCCAGATGATCATTTCCATTTTGTCGTATCTAGCTTTACATTCAGACATTTGAATCAACAACAACAATTGTTAGCACTGACCGAGATCCATCGTGTACTCAAGCCACATGGACGGCTTTGTTTGACAGACCGTCTGATTGTAGATCAAGCGGTTGTAGAAGATTTATTAATTGATTTATCTGCTAATGGTCTTGAACGCCAATCTGCATATCATCAATGGCAACATCCTGCTTTGCAACAGTGGTTTGAAGAACATGGATATATCACTAAATATCATACGATCGAGCAGAAAGTCGGCTGTGTGCTGGCGGTTTCTTTACATTAA
- the hcp gene encoding hydroxylamine reductase, whose amino-acid sequence MFCYQCEQTPTGGCKVIGVCGKNETVASLQDTIIFGLKGVAAYATHARQLGYTHPEVDRITHEALYLTLTNSNFNVQEHIDMALQVGQATLHIMDTLDQAHTDRFGIPQPVTVSSNQVEGKCIVVTGHNLFALEALLQQTEGLGINIYTHSEMLPAHGYPHLKKYTHLKGNIGKAWYDQRRLFENFPGAILATTNCVMPIKGSYADRFFTYGVTGLEGVTKMETEDFSEVIARALSLPEAHMQSDAVMTTGYHHANVLGLAPEIIEAVQSKKIRHFFVIAGCDAPGKGGDYYRELATSLPQDTVILTTSCGKFRFNDIDYGTVPGTDIPRYMDLGQCNNSGSTVKIAMALAEAFGCTMAELPVSIVLSWFEQKAVAILLGLFSLGIQDIRIGPKPPEFISDGVMEVLQSTFGLKLIGDAATDMADMLS is encoded by the coding sequence ATGTTTTGTTATCAATGTGAACAGACACCAACAGGTGGTTGCAAAGTGATCGGCGTATGCGGAAAAAATGAGACGGTAGCCAGTCTGCAAGATACGATTATTTTTGGACTCAAAGGGGTAGCAGCTTATGCTACACATGCTCGTCAATTAGGATATACCCATCCAGAAGTTGACCGCATCACACATGAAGCATTGTATTTAACATTAACGAATTCTAACTTCAATGTACAAGAACATATCGATATGGCGTTGCAAGTCGGACAAGCGACTCTTCATATTATGGATACACTGGATCAAGCACATACCGATCGCTTCGGGATTCCTCAGCCAGTGACAGTCAGTTCTAATCAAGTCGAAGGCAAATGTATCGTTGTCACAGGACACAATCTATTTGCTTTAGAAGCTTTATTACAACAGACCGAAGGACTGGGTATCAATATCTATACTCATTCGGAAATGTTGCCTGCACATGGTTATCCTCATCTCAAAAAGTACACTCATCTTAAAGGGAATATCGGTAAAGCATGGTATGATCAGCGCCGTTTATTTGAAAATTTCCCCGGAGCTATTTTAGCGACAACCAATTGTGTAATGCCGATTAAAGGTAGTTATGCAGATCGCTTTTTCACTTATGGAGTGACAGGGTTAGAAGGGGTTACTAAGATGGAGACCGAGGACTTTAGCGAAGTGATCGCCAGAGCATTATCTTTACCTGAAGCACATATGCAATCCGATGCTGTTATGACCACAGGCTATCATCATGCCAATGTATTAGGATTAGCACCGGAGATTATTGAAGCTGTTCAAAGTAAAAAAATTCGTCATTTCTTCGTGATCGCAGGTTGTGATGCACCGGGCAAAGGTGGAGATTATTATCGTGAACTTGCAACCTCACTTCCGCAAGACACCGTCATCTTAACGACTTCTTGTGGTAAATTCCGCTTTAATGATATCGATTATGGCACAGTACCTGGCACAGACATTCCTCGTTATATGGACTTGGGGCAATGTAATAATTCAGGTTCAACTGTCAAAATAGCGATGGCACTTGCTGAAGCATTCGGTTGTACGATGGCTGAATTGCCTGTCAGTATTGTATTGTCATGGTTTGAACAAAAAGCAGTAGCGATTTTACTTGGCTTATTCAGTCTAGGAATTCAAGATATTCGGATTGGGCCGAAGCCACCTGAATTTATTTCAGACGGTGTAATGGAAGTATTGCAATCGACATTTGGACTGAAATTAATCGGCGATGCGGCGACTGATATGGCAGATATGCTTTCTTAA